One Phosphitispora fastidiosa DNA segment encodes these proteins:
- a CDS encoding glycosyltransferase family 2 protein: MSKQPLVSIVLPTYNGERYLAQSIESCLSQTYLNWELIIVDDASTDNTPNIILRYVNSDTRIFYKKHNTNRKLPAALNTGFKTARGTYLTWTSDDNCYCREAIATMVEYLECNPNTDMVYADYNIIDDRSNMLEYVRVGMPEDLWKANCVGACFLYKRIIYDKLGGYAEELFLAEDYDYWLRASIAFKLEPLHQLLYLYRVHGSSLTSKERKGSILLATEKTLRHHLLHNSIPPVLIAKGYFGLANIAKETNERLKGCKYMLLALKNAPGSSINNLVTQERRLLSELLVGKKITHGIFRLYKQFKNDQ; the protein is encoded by the coding sequence ATGTCTAAACAGCCCCTGGTATCTATTGTTTTACCTACCTATAACGGCGAACGTTACCTGGCACAGTCTATAGAAAGTTGTCTATCCCAGACTTACTTGAACTGGGAGTTAATAATTGTGGATGATGCTTCCACTGACAATACTCCAAACATAATACTAAGATATGTGAACAGTGATACTCGTATTTTTTACAAAAAACATAATACCAACCGCAAGCTGCCTGCTGCGTTAAACACCGGGTTTAAAACCGCAAGAGGGACTTACCTGACATGGACCTCTGATGATAATTGCTACTGTCGGGAAGCAATAGCTACTATGGTGGAGTATTTAGAATGTAACCCGAATACAGATATGGTATATGCAGATTATAATATCATTGATGATAGGAGTAATATGCTGGAGTATGTCAGGGTAGGGATGCCCGAAGATTTATGGAAAGCTAATTGTGTTGGAGCTTGTTTTCTTTATAAACGAATAATCTATGATAAACTTGGTGGTTATGCAGAAGAATTGTTTCTTGCAGAGGATTATGATTATTGGTTGAGAGCTTCCATTGCGTTTAAATTGGAGCCACTTCATCAGCTGTTATACCTATACAGGGTGCATGGTAGTTCCCTAACCAGTAAAGAGAGAAAAGGTAGTATATTATTGGCTACAGAAAAGACACTGAGACACCACTTGCTTCATAATTCAATTCCCCCAGTCTTAATAGCTAAGGGATATTTTGGACTTGCCAACATTGCGAAAGAGACTAATGAAAGGCTCAAGGGATGCAAGTATATGTTATTGGCATTAAAAAATGCACCGGGTTCTTCTATTAATAATCTGGTGACCCAGGAACGAAGGCTGTTAAGTGAGCTATTGGTCGGCAAGAAGATTACTCATGGTATTTTTAGACTGTACAAACAATTCAAAAACGACCAATGA
- a CDS encoding glycosyltransferase, producing MKKFLKKNLPQPIIRWIQDRKKKYRFYQNINADLAASSQKRVLISYITEPFEADLSCSQHTNVHECAQIIKIFINMGYCVDVIHCQDKENLPYILNKKYHVIFGFGNAFYEAGLHNHQAKKVIYLTESHPDFSIMRERERLDYFYKRHGKRTGFTRSHLFYKKEYIDAADYGILLGSKTTSETYPSLNKRLFITTPTGLINKDYLYEERDYYKSRKNFVWFGSYGAIHKGLDILIDVFNGLQECNLYICGLYPSEERLFSINNINVKNVGFVDVNSCHFIDLMNKCSFVILPSCSEGMSTSVLTCMNHGLIPIVTRETGIDLKEFGVYLDDYRVEYVTEVVRGYSCLGVEELSIQHKKVYDYSREIFNIREYTMRLSAILQKLLQYED from the coding sequence ATGAAAAAATTTCTAAAAAAAAATTTGCCTCAGCCCATTATTAGGTGGATCCAGGATAGAAAAAAGAAATATAGATTTTACCAAAACATAAACGCTGATTTAGCTGCAAGCAGCCAAAAGAGGGTTCTTATTTCTTATATAACGGAGCCGTTTGAAGCTGATTTATCGTGCAGCCAACACACTAATGTTCATGAATGCGCCCAAATAATAAAAATATTTATAAATATGGGATACTGTGTTGATGTCATTCATTGCCAGGATAAAGAAAATTTACCTTATATATTAAACAAAAAGTATCATGTTATTTTTGGATTTGGTAACGCTTTTTATGAAGCAGGTCTCCATAATCATCAGGCAAAAAAAGTAATATATCTAACAGAATCTCATCCGGACTTTTCAATTATGCGAGAAAGAGAAAGGCTAGATTATTTTTACAAAAGACATGGTAAAAGGACCGGCTTTACTCGTTCTCATTTATTTTATAAGAAGGAATATATAGATGCAGCCGACTATGGAATTCTGCTTGGAAGTAAAACTACTTCCGAGACTTACCCATCTTTAAATAAGAGATTATTTATAACAACCCCGACGGGATTAATCAACAAGGATTACTTATATGAGGAGAGAGATTACTATAAATCGAGGAAAAACTTTGTCTGGTTTGGCTCTTATGGTGCGATCCATAAAGGGTTGGATATTCTTATTGATGTATTTAATGGTTTACAGGAATGTAATTTATATATATGCGGACTTTACCCGTCAGAAGAGAGATTGTTTTCAATTAATAATATAAATGTAAAAAACGTTGGATTTGTGGACGTGAATTCTTGTCATTTTATAGATTTGATGAACAAATGCAGTTTTGTTATATTGCCTTCTTGCTCCGAGGGTATGTCAACCTCAGTCTTAACATGTATGAATCATGGTCTTATTCCTATTGTAACAAGAGAAACTGGAATAGATCTCAAAGAATTTGGTGTTTATCTTGATGATTACAGGGTTGAATATGTTACAGAGGTCGTCAGGGGATATTCTTGTTTAGGTGTAGAAGAATTAAGCATTCAGCATAAGAAGGTGTACGACTATTCACGGGAAATCTTTAATATACGGGAATATACCATGCGCCTTTCAGCTATTTTACAAAAATTACTCCAATATGAGGATTAA
- a CDS encoding glycosyltransferase family 4 protein, giving the protein MNVLHLSTSAISQSAAYRIHKGLLSSGLNSKILVAGNSIDDPTVLKPLHQHEKILNFIRHKLETLPLKFYPDRCSFPFSAAIIPDNVSSYISNINPSLVHLHWICGGFLRIESLKKINRPIIWTLHDSWAFTGGCHLPFDCVRYRDGCKKCPILNSSKEKDISSRVMERKQRAWKSINLTIVTPSKWLGECARSSMLFKNNRIETIPNGIDTGVFKPIGREVAREILSLPLDKKLLLFGAVNSTRDPNKGFQFLQQALQKMNSSGWGDIAQALVFGGLEPANRLEIGLKTTFLGRLQDDISLALLYSAADVFVAPSIQENLPNTVMEALACGTPCVAFNIGGMPDMIEHQRNGYLARPFEADDLARGIAWALEDNSRREALSHRAREKVEQEFDIKLIAGKYHELYREILSRKQGG; this is encoded by the coding sequence ATGAATGTTTTACATTTGTCAACTAGTGCAATTTCACAGAGTGCAGCTTACCGCATTCACAAAGGACTTCTGAGTTCGGGGCTGAATTCGAAGATTCTTGTTGCCGGAAATTCTATAGATGATCCTACTGTGTTGAAGCCATTACACCAACATGAAAAAATCCTAAATTTTATAAGACATAAGCTTGAAACGTTACCTTTAAAGTTTTATCCCGATCGTTGCAGTTTTCCATTTTCCGCTGCTATTATACCGGACAATGTCTCTAGTTATATATCAAATATTAATCCAAGTTTAGTTCACTTACATTGGATTTGCGGAGGTTTTTTAAGGATAGAATCCTTGAAAAAAATAAACAGACCTATTATTTGGACTCTGCATGACAGTTGGGCATTTACCGGGGGTTGTCATCTTCCTTTTGATTGTGTTAGATACAGGGATGGGTGTAAGAAATGCCCTATTCTTAATAGTTCCAAAGAAAAGGATATTTCCAGCAGGGTAATGGAGCGTAAACAAAGGGCATGGAAGTCGATAAACCTGACAATTGTTACACCCAGCAAATGGCTTGGGGAATGTGCAAGATCGAGTATGTTATTTAAAAACAACAGAATTGAAACAATACCCAACGGAATAGACACCGGTGTTTTTAAACCTATAGGTCGCGAAGTCGCCAGAGAAATTCTTTCTTTACCCTTAGACAAAAAACTACTTCTTTTTGGCGCAGTTAATAGTACCAGAGATCCCAACAAAGGCTTTCAGTTTTTACAACAGGCTTTACAAAAAATGAATAGCAGTGGCTGGGGCGACATAGCTCAAGCGCTAGTTTTTGGTGGTCTCGAACCTGCAAACCGTCTGGAAATAGGGTTAAAAACAACATTCTTAGGCAGGCTGCAAGACGACATCAGCCTTGCCCTGCTGTATTCCGCTGCAGATGTCTTTGTTGCTCCATCTATCCAGGAAAACCTGCCCAACACTGTTATGGAAGCCCTTGCTTGCGGGACGCCGTGTGTGGCCTTCAACATCGGAGGTATGCCTGATATGATAGAACATCAGCGAAACGGGTATCTGGCCCGGCCTTTTGAGGCAGACGACCTGGCCCGTGGGATTGCCTGGGCGCTTGAAGACAACAGCCGGCGGGAGGCACTGTCACACCGCGCCAGGGAAAAAGTTGAGCAGGAATTTGATATTAAGCTAATTGCGGGAAAATACCATGAGCTTTATAGGGAAATTTTAAGCCGGAAACAGGGTGGATGA